One Antarctobacter heliothermus DNA segment encodes these proteins:
- a CDS encoding response regulator: MSENDAHLLIVDDDERIRGLLQKFLIRNGFLVSAARDAAHARRLLSGLDFDMIVLDVMMPGEDGVSLTKGIRETSQTPVLLLTARSETEDRIKGLEAGADDYLAKPFEPKELLLRINAILRRMPETTAESSVPKLLTLGDIRYDIERGEMWQGEDMVRLTATESQLMRIFSARPGEPLSRAKLVEELGRDKGQAQERAVDVQITRLRRKMEADPKQPRYLQTVRGAGYMLAPD, translated from the coding sequence ATGAGCGAGAACGACGCCCATCTGCTGATCGTCGATGACGATGAGCGGATCAGGGGACTGCTGCAAAAATTCCTGATCCGGAACGGGTTCCTTGTTAGTGCGGCGCGGGATGCCGCCCATGCACGGCGGCTGTTGTCCGGGCTGGATTTCGACATGATCGTGCTGGACGTGATGATGCCGGGTGAGGATGGCGTGAGTCTGACAAAGGGGATTCGAGAAACCTCGCAGACGCCGGTACTGTTGCTGACTGCCCGGTCTGAAACAGAGGACCGGATCAAGGGACTCGAGGCCGGAGCGGACGACTATCTGGCCAAGCCATTCGAGCCCAAGGAACTGCTGCTGCGGATCAATGCGATCCTGCGCCGGATGCCAGAGACCACCGCCGAATCCAGCGTGCCCAAGCTGCTGACATTGGGTGACATCCGCTATGACATTGAGCGCGGCGAGATGTGGCAGGGCGAGGATATGGTGCGGCTGACCGCAACAGAAAGCCAGTTGATGCGGATCTTTTCCGCCCGTCCGGGAGAGCCGCTGAGTCGCGCCAAGCTGGTAGAGGAGCTGGGCCGCGATAAAGGGCAGGCGCAGGAACGCGCGGTCGATGTTCAGATCACCCGACTGCGGCGCAAGATGGAGGCGGACCCCAAGCAACCGCGCTATTTGCAGACGGTACGCGGGGCGGGATACATGCTGGCGCCCGACTGA
- the dxs gene encoding 1-deoxy-D-xylulose-5-phosphate synthase produces the protein MTDRPQTPLLDRVTSPADLKQFSDAELEHLAVELRAETISAVSETGGHLGAGLGVVELTVALHAIFDSPRDKIIWDVSHQCYPHKILTGRRDRIRTLRQKDGLSGFTKRSESPYDPFGAAHSSTSISAALGFAVARDLGGLCDTGHGDAIAVIGDGAMSAGMAFEAMNNAGHLGKRLIVILNDNEMSIAPPTGAMSSYLSRLYAEAPFQDLKAAAKGAVSFLPEPFREGARRAKEMLKGMTVGGTLFEELGFSYLGPLDGHDLDQLLPVLRTVRQRATGPILLHVLTKKGKGYSHAEHAPDKGHARAKFDVVTGKQKKAPSNAPSYTKVFAQALLQHAADDPRICAVTAAMPDGTGLDLFAERYPSRCFDVGIAEQHGVTFSAGLAAGGMRPFCAMYSTFLQRGYDQVVHDVAIQRLPVRFAIDRAGLVGADGATHAGSFDVAYLANLPGFVVMAAADEAELKHMVATAAAHDEGPIAFRYPRGEGSGVEMPERGQVLEIGKGRMMREGKGVAILSFGTRLSEVLKACEALEARGVSPTVADARFAKPLDRDLILQLARDHEALITIEEGAIGGFGSHVAQLLAEEGVFDSGLKYRSMVLPDTFIDHASPTDMYAAAKMNASDIETKVLEVLGARVLDKRA, from the coding sequence ATGACCGATCGGCCCCAGACCCCCTTGCTTGACCGGGTGACATCCCCGGCGGACCTCAAGCAGTTTTCCGATGCCGAGCTGGAACATCTGGCTGTAGAATTGCGGGCAGAAACAATTTCTGCCGTGTCCGAGACCGGCGGCCACCTTGGCGCGGGCCTTGGCGTGGTCGAACTGACGGTGGCGTTGCATGCGATCTTTGACAGTCCGCGTGACAAGATCATCTGGGACGTCAGTCACCAGTGTTACCCGCACAAGATCCTGACCGGGCGGCGCGACCGTATCCGCACCTTGCGGCAAAAGGACGGGCTGTCGGGGTTCACCAAACGATCTGAGTCACCCTACGATCCCTTTGGCGCAGCGCATTCCAGCACCTCCATCAGCGCCGCCCTTGGTTTTGCCGTGGCGCGCGATCTGGGGGGGCTGTGTGACACCGGGCACGGCGATGCCATTGCCGTGATCGGCGACGGCGCGATGAGCGCGGGCATGGCGTTTGAGGCGATGAACAACGCGGGCCATCTGGGCAAGCGGCTGATCGTGATCCTCAACGACAATGAGATGAGCATCGCACCTCCCACTGGCGCGATGTCCTCTTACCTCAGCCGTCTGTACGCCGAGGCCCCGTTTCAGGATCTCAAGGCCGCCGCCAAGGGGGCGGTGTCCTTTCTTCCCGAACCCTTCCGCGAAGGCGCGCGGCGCGCCAAGGAGATGCTCAAGGGCATGACCGTGGGCGGGACGCTGTTCGAGGAGCTGGGGTTCTCCTATCTTGGGCCACTGGACGGGCATGACCTCGACCAGTTGTTGCCGGTCCTGCGCACGGTACGTCAGCGCGCCACCGGGCCGATCCTGCTGCATGTGCTGACCAAAAAGGGCAAGGGCTATAGCCACGCCGAACATGCTCCGGACAAGGGGCACGCGCGGGCCAAGTTCGACGTTGTCACCGGCAAGCAGAAAAAGGCACCGTCCAATGCGCCCAGCTATACCAAGGTGTTTGCGCAGGCGCTGTTGCAGCACGCCGCCGACGATCCGCGCATCTGCGCGGTGACAGCGGCGATGCCGGACGGCACCGGGCTGGATCTGTTCGCGGAACGCTATCCGTCACGGTGTTTCGATGTGGGCATCGCCGAACAGCATGGCGTGACCTTTTCCGCCGGGCTGGCGGCGGGCGGGATGCGGCCATTCTGCGCGATGTATTCGACGTTTCTACAGCGCGGCTATGATCAGGTTGTGCATGACGTGGCGATCCAGCGTCTTCCGGTGCGCTTTGCCATCGACCGCGCGGGGCTGGTGGGCGCGGATGGCGCGACCCATGCGGGCAGCTTTGATGTTGCTTACTTGGCTAACCTGCCCGGCTTTGTCGTGATGGCTGCGGCGGACGAGGCAGAGCTGAAGCATATGGTCGCCACCGCCGCCGCGCATGACGAGGGGCCGATCGCCTTTCGCTATCCGCGCGGAGAGGGCTCGGGTGTGGAGATGCCGGAACGCGGTCAGGTGCTGGAGATCGGCAAAGGCCGCATGATGCGTGAAGGCAAGGGCGTCGCTATCTTGTCCTTTGGCACGCGCCTGTCCGAAGTGCTGAAAGCGTGTGAGGCTCTGGAGGCGCGCGGCGTATCGCCCACCGTGGCGGATGCGCGTTTTGCCAAGCCGCTGGACCGGGACCTGATCCTGCAACTGGCGCGGGATCATGAGGCGTTGATCACCATTGAAGAGGGCGCCATCGGTGGCTTTGGCAGCCATGTGGCGCAGCTACTGGCCGAAGAGGGTGTTTTTGACAGCGGTTTGAAATATCGTTCAATGGTGCTGCCTGATACCTTTATCGACCATGCCAGCCCGACGGACATGTACGCGGCGGCCAAAATGAACGCGTCGGACATCGAGACGAAGGTGCTCGAGGTTCTGGGCGCAAGGGTGCTGGACAAGCGGGCCTGA
- a CDS encoding SDR family oxidoreductase: protein MTCTLLSLGHGFSARALADVLLPEGWQVIGTTRSADKMAQLSATGITPILWQAEAVTEALQHATHLLISAAPDAEGDPALRMIGPDIARHAPALEWAGYLSTTGVYGDHAGGWVDEGSPLTPSSRRGQMRVAAEQAWADIPELPLHIFRLAGIYGPGRGPFAKLRKGTARRIIKPDQVFSRIHVEDIAQVLRASIAQPNPGAVYNLCDDAPAPPQDVIACAAEMLGMPVPPEVAFEEAELSPMARSFYGESKRVSNERIKKELGVTLRYPDYQSALAAILAAEQASE, encoded by the coding sequence ATGACTTGTACCCTGCTCTCCCTTGGCCACGGATTTTCCGCGCGCGCTCTTGCCGATGTTTTGCTGCCCGAGGGCTGGCAGGTGATCGGAACCACACGCAGTGCCGACAAGATGGCGCAGCTTTCCGCCACCGGGATCACCCCGATCCTGTGGCAGGCAGAGGCCGTGACAGAGGCGCTGCAACACGCGACCCATCTGCTGATCTCAGCGGCTCCGGACGCCGAGGGTGATCCCGCTCTGCGCATGATCGGCCCTGACATCGCCCGTCACGCGCCCGCGCTGGAATGGGCGGGCTATCTCTCGACCACAGGCGTCTATGGCGACCATGCGGGCGGCTGGGTCGATGAGGGCTCCCCCCTGACCCCGTCCAGCCGACGCGGCCAGATGCGGGTCGCCGCCGAACAGGCATGGGCCGACATTCCCGAATTGCCGCTGCATATCTTCCGTCTGGCGGGCATCTACGGTCCCGGACGCGGACCCTTTGCCAAGCTGCGCAAAGGCACCGCGCGGCGGATCATCAAGCCCGATCAGGTTTTCTCTCGCATCCATGTCGAGGATATCGCGCAAGTCTTGCGTGCCTCCATCGCGCAACCCAATCCGGGCGCTGTCTACAACCTGTGTGATGACGCGCCCGCCCCGCCGCAGGACGTGATCGCCTGCGCCGCTGAGATGCTGGGGATGCCCGTCCCGCCCGAGGTCGCCTTTGAAGAGGCGGAACTTTCCCCGATGGCCCGCAGTTTCTATGGCGAAAGCAAACGCGTTTCGAACGAACGTATCAAAAAGGAATTGGGCGTGACCCTGCGCTATCCCGATTATCAAAGCGCACTGGCGGCAATCCTCGCCGCCGAACAGGCGTCCGAATGA
- a CDS encoding PAS domain-containing protein: protein MSELDPAFPSRLSNSEVKFLLSEAIYSRTDKRGVIQACNQVFYRVAGHDWDRIIGAPHKLIRHPDMPRGVFHFVWERLKTGQPTGAYVKNRRSCGRYYWVFALFAPTEDGYISTRIKPISPLCAEVQEFYAEMLEREKGGASPAESAEDLCAWVRNKGFTCYDAFQSHALATEFEARSRQMGCTLDPRLKRFIDMTQAISDVWDEADRMTEAFKAIRTVPMNMRIIASRLENAGGPISAISVNYSQMLEEMTTWVKTFVEGEDCVFAKIRNAVLMGQFLTFASATEREMITAFGATDDAYPDDVDVAHEIAVLAGHEKRFMQQAADNLSSVEREARRFSLSVLDMKRFVTGLSSTRMMCKIESASLSESGTGLTGIVEQLDSCQEEIEQRLARVMDLNAVIQNNTSMLRSML from the coding sequence ATGTCCGAACTCGATCCCGCATTTCCGTCTAGGTTGTCCAATTCTGAGGTGAAATTCCTTCTGTCAGAGGCGATTTATTCGCGCACCGACAAGCGCGGGGTCATTCAGGCCTGCAACCAGGTGTTCTATCGCGTCGCCGGGCATGATTGGGACCGCATCATAGGCGCTCCGCACAAGCTGATCCGCCACCCTGACATGCCGCGTGGGGTATTTCATTTCGTCTGGGAACGACTCAAAACGGGCCAACCGACCGGAGCCTACGTCAAGAACCGTCGATCTTGCGGGCGGTACTACTGGGTCTTCGCTCTCTTCGCGCCGACAGAGGATGGCTATATCTCGACCAGGATCAAGCCAATCTCTCCCCTGTGTGCCGAGGTTCAGGAATTCTATGCTGAAATGCTGGAGCGTGAAAAGGGCGGTGCCAGCCCGGCGGAGTCCGCCGAGGACCTATGCGCCTGGGTCCGCAATAAGGGGTTCACCTGCTATGACGCCTTTCAGAGCCACGCGCTAGCGACTGAATTCGAAGCCCGGTCGCGCCAAATGGGCTGTACCCTTGATCCACGGTTGAAACGGTTCATCGACATGACGCAGGCGATTTCCGATGTCTGGGATGAGGCTGACAGGATGACCGAAGCGTTCAAAGCAATCCGTACGGTTCCGATGAACATGCGTATCATTGCGTCGCGGCTGGAAAACGCCGGTGGCCCGATCAGTGCGATCTCAGTCAACTACAGTCAGATGCTGGAGGAAATGACAACCTGGGTCAAAACCTTCGTCGAAGGGGAGGACTGCGTTTTTGCCAAGATCCGCAATGCCGTGCTGATGGGGCAGTTCCTGACCTTTGCATCGGCAACTGAACGAGAGATGATTACTGCCTTTGGCGCCACGGATGATGCCTATCCAGATGATGTGGACGTCGCGCACGAAATTGCCGTGCTGGCAGGACATGAAAAGCGTTTCATGCAGCAGGCGGCTGACAATCTGTCGTCCGTCGAGCGTGAGGCGCGGCGGTTTTCGCTCAGTGTTTTGGACATGAAACGATTTGTCACCGGGCTGAGTTCAACGCGCATGATGTGCAAGATCGAAAGCGCCAGCCTGTCCGAATCCGGGACAGGGCTGACCGGGATCGTCGAGCAGTTGGACAGTTGCCAGGAAGAGATCGAACAGCGGCTTGCGCGGGTTATGGATCTGAACGCTGTTATCCAGAACAATACCTCGATGCTGCGGTCGATGCTTTGA
- a CDS encoding branched-chain amino acid aminotransferase, whose product MADGAYDDRDGKIWLDGQMVDWRAANVHVLTHGLHYASSVFEGERCYNGKIFLSRKHSERLHFSARELDFEIPYTVDEIEAAKIAVLAANGLTDAYVRAVAWRGAGPDMGVASARNPVRLAIAAWSWGNYYGDAKMKGAKLDISRWKRPSPETIPVHAKAAGLYMICTTSKHAAEAKGCSDALFMDYRGYVAEATGANIFFVKDGEVHTPKPDCFLNGLTRQTVIGMLEGKQIKVHERHIMPEEMEGFEQCWLTGTAAEVTPVGQIGDFNFEVGALTREISEDYEKLVRS is encoded by the coding sequence ATGGCAGATGGCGCATATGACGATCGCGACGGCAAGATCTGGCTGGATGGCCAGATGGTAGACTGGCGGGCGGCCAATGTGCACGTTCTGACCCACGGCCTTCACTATGCCAGTTCAGTCTTCGAAGGCGAGCGGTGCTACAACGGCAAGATCTTCTTGTCGCGCAAGCACTCCGAGCGGTTGCATTTCTCGGCCCGCGAACTGGATTTCGAGATCCCCTATACCGTCGATGAGATCGAAGCCGCCAAGATCGCGGTACTGGCCGCCAACGGCCTGACGGACGCCTATGTGCGCGCGGTTGCGTGGCGTGGGGCGGGGCCGGACATGGGTGTCGCCTCTGCGCGCAACCCGGTCCGACTGGCCATCGCAGCCTGGTCCTGGGGTAACTATTACGGCGACGCCAAGATGAAGGGCGCCAAGCTGGACATCTCGCGCTGGAAGCGCCCCTCGCCAGAGACGATCCCGGTGCACGCCAAGGCCGCCGGTCTCTACATGATCTGCACCACGTCGAAACACGCGGCAGAGGCCAAAGGCTGTTCCGATGCGCTGTTCATGGATTATCGCGGCTATGTGGCCGAGGCGACAGGCGCCAACATCTTTTTCGTGAAAGATGGCGAAGTGCATACGCCCAAACCCGACTGCTTCCTCAACGGGTTGACCCGCCAGACCGTGATCGGGATGCTGGAAGGAAAGCAGATCAAGGTGCATGAGCGTCATATCATGCCCGAAGAGATGGAAGGCTTTGAGCAATGCTGGCTGACCGGCACTGCGGCCGAAGTCACGCCAGTGGGCCAGATTGGCGACTTCAACTTTGAGGTCGGCGCATTGACCCGCGAGATTTCTGAAGACTACGAAAAGCTGGTCCGCAGCTGA
- a CDS encoding exodeoxyribonuclease VII small subunit yields MSETPVEEMSFEQAMTELEKVVGMLERGDVALEESITLYERGAQLKKRCEQKLKDAEEKVALITLDSDGNPVGTKPVEGL; encoded by the coding sequence ATGAGCGAGACACCGGTCGAAGAGATGAGTTTTGAGCAGGCCATGACCGAACTGGAAAAGGTCGTGGGGATGCTGGAACGCGGCGACGTGGCTCTGGAAGAGTCGATCACGCTGTATGAGCGTGGCGCACAACTGAAAAAACGCTGTGAGCAAAAGCTGAAGGATGCCGAGGAAAAGGTTGCCCTCATCACGCTGGACAGCGACGGCAACCCAGTGGGGACGAAGCCGGTCGAGGGGCTCTGA
- a CDS encoding exopolysaccharide biosynthesis protein codes for MMTADPETTETTSKRSPQSLGELLEAMRPGEGDTRVSVGDVLSRVGDQSFAAVILVPAIVLVSPISGIPGSPTIGALITMLVSIQALLGRRHLWLPGFLHRRSVSAKKMTKAIDWLSKPAGWMDRHSSGRLRLLTSRPVRPLAFAAVTLIALSWPFLEILPFVTSFFAGAVAMMMFGVMTRDGLYLLAGYIQAGLVVLALVSLWSGLI; via the coding sequence ATGATGACCGCCGACCCTGAAACAACAGAGACGACATCCAAACGCAGCCCACAATCCCTTGGGGAATTGCTGGAGGCCATGCGCCCCGGCGAGGGTGACACGCGGGTCTCTGTCGGCGACGTGCTGAGCCGCGTTGGTGACCAATCCTTTGCCGCCGTGATCCTTGTCCCCGCGATTGTTCTGGTTTCACCGATTTCCGGCATTCCGGGCAGTCCAACCATCGGCGCGCTGATCACAATGCTGGTGTCGATTCAGGCCTTGCTGGGACGGCGGCATCTGTGGTTGCCCGGTTTTCTGCATCGTCGCAGTGTCAGCGCGAAAAAGATGACCAAGGCGATCGACTGGCTCAGCAAACCGGCGGGCTGGATGGATCGGCACAGCAGTGGTCGGCTCAGGCTGCTGACCTCGCGCCCGGTGAGGCCGCTTGCCTTTGCGGCAGTGACGCTGATCGCGCTGTCCTGGCCGTTTCTCGAGATCCTGCCCTTTGTGACCTCGTTCTTTGCCGGGGCGGTGGCAATGATGATGTTCGGCGTGATGACGCGCGACGGTCTGTATCTACTGGCCGGGTATATTCAGGCCGGTCTGGTCGTTCTGGCGCTGGTCTCGCTCTGGTCGGGTCTGATCTGA
- a CDS encoding histone deacetylase family protein, which produces MATALFTHADALDHVTPEGHPERVARIEHLLHALAGLDLVRETAPEATEAHLRLCHPQRYIDRIRSAVPDSGQFQLDADTWLSSGSFRAGLRGAGAAIAAVDMVLGGQVANAFCAMRPPGHHAETETPMGFCLFGNVAIAAKLALEAHGLARVAVVDFDVHHGNGTQDLLWDEARSLFIGSHQMPLWPGTGGVEDRGEHDNVLNLPLPPGSGGSEMRSVWTPALSRIRDFQPELLIISAGFDAHQDDPLAQLEWNVDDFRWITRELCDLAADVCDGRVVSCLEGGYDLGALSTSGKAHVEILMEAGQ; this is translated from the coding sequence ATGGCAACGGCACTCTTTACCCACGCGGATGCGCTGGATCATGTGACGCCCGAAGGGCATCCAGAGCGAGTGGCGCGGATCGAACATCTGCTGCACGCGTTGGCCGGGTTGGATCTGGTGCGCGAAACCGCACCAGAGGCGACAGAGGCGCATTTACGGCTTTGCCATCCACAGCGCTACATCGACCGGATTCGGTCGGCTGTGCCGGACAGTGGTCAATTCCAGTTGGATGCGGATACTTGGCTGTCGTCAGGCTCATTCCGTGCCGGGTTGCGTGGTGCGGGTGCGGCGATTGCGGCGGTGGATATGGTGCTGGGCGGACAGGTGGCCAATGCGTTTTGCGCCATGCGCCCGCCGGGACACCATGCCGAAACAGAGACGCCGATGGGGTTTTGCCTGTTTGGCAACGTAGCTATCGCCGCCAAACTCGCGTTGGAGGCACATGGGCTGGCCCGCGTCGCAGTGGTCGATTTCGACGTACACCATGGCAATGGGACGCAGGACTTGCTGTGGGACGAGGCGCGTTCGCTGTTCATCGGCTCACACCAGATGCCGCTTTGGCCAGGCACTGGCGGGGTGGAAGATCGTGGCGAGCATGACAATGTGCTCAACCTGCCACTGCCGCCCGGATCGGGCGGGTCCGAGATGCGCAGCGTCTGGACGCCTGCGCTATCGCGTATCCGCGACTTTCAGCCCGAATTGCTGATCATCTCCGCCGGCTTTGACGCGCATCAGGATGATCCGCTGGCGCAGTTGGAATGGAACGTTGACGATTTCCGCTGGATCACTCGCGAATTGTGCGATCTGGCGGCGGATGTCTGCGACGGTCGCGTGGTGTCCTGCCTCGAAGGGGGCTATGACCTTGGCGCGCTCAGCACAAGCGGCAAGGCGCATGTGGAAATCTTGATGGAGGCAGGCCAATGA
- a CDS encoding MarR family winged helix-turn-helix transcriptional regulator encodes MSEGRTAQGETLLYLTDEQLRQGAEAMFFAYRGFTADPDRILDGLCYGRAHHRALHFIHTAPGTTVNNLLSILGVTKQSLNRVLRTMIEDGLVESRVGRVDKRERHLYLTEAGDTLERQLSDAQRMRMRAAFRDAGPEAVAGFRRVLEAMMDPEMRRQYQRLREGRG; translated from the coding sequence ATGTCAGAAGGGCGTACAGCGCAGGGGGAAACCCTGCTTTATCTCACGGATGAACAGCTGCGGCAGGGGGCTGAGGCAATGTTCTTTGCCTATCGGGGGTTTACCGCTGATCCTGACCGTATCCTGGACGGGCTATGCTATGGTCGTGCGCACCACCGCGCGCTGCATTTCATACACACCGCGCCTGGCACGACCGTGAACAACCTGCTGAGCATTCTCGGGGTCACGAAGCAATCGTTGAATCGGGTGCTGCGCACAATGATAGAGGATGGTCTGGTCGAAAGCCGGGTCGGTCGTGTCGACAAGCGCGAGCGCCACCTGTACCTGACAGAGGCGGGCGATACGCTGGAACGTCAATTGTCGGATGCGCAAAGGATGCGGATGCGCGCGGCCTTTCGTGATGCCGGGCCAGAGGCTGTCGCGGGCTTTCGCCGCGTGCTGGAGGCGATGATGGACCCGGAGATGCGCAGGCAGTACCAAAGGCTGAGGGAGGGCCGCGGATGA
- a CDS encoding polyprenyl synthetase family protein: MSFDDGLASAASAIGTHLETVLADFPDLPVTRAMGYAVAGGKRLRGYLVLEGARLHGVAPERAIWPACAIEAIHAYSLVHDDLPCMDDDDLRRGLPTVHRKWDEATAVLAGDALQTLGFEMVARDACHDDPVVRADLALSLARASGAQGMVLGQALDMAAEQADTPLTLDEITALQAGKTGALICWAAEAGARMARVDLTPLTGYAQRLGLAFQIADDILDVEGDAAQMGKAVGKDADRGKATFVSLLGLDGAKRRAETLVTEACDCLSLYGAEAINLQQAARFVIARRT; encoded by the coding sequence ATGAGCTTTGATGACGGGCTGGCGTCGGCGGCCTCTGCGATCGGCACACATCTGGAAACGGTCCTGGCCGACTTTCCCGATCTGCCTGTGACGCGAGCGATGGGCTATGCAGTGGCGGGTGGTAAACGCCTGCGTGGCTATCTGGTGCTGGAGGGCGCGCGCCTGCATGGCGTGGCACCGGAGCGCGCGATCTGGCCTGCCTGTGCGATTGAGGCAATCCACGCCTATAGCCTCGTCCATGACGATCTGCCGTGTATGGATGACGATGACCTGAGACGTGGTCTGCCCACGGTGCATCGGAAATGGGATGAGGCAACCGCAGTATTGGCGGGGGATGCCTTACAGACCCTCGGGTTTGAAATGGTCGCACGGGATGCCTGTCATGACGACCCGGTGGTCCGAGCCGATTTGGCGCTGAGCCTTGCAAGGGCCTCTGGCGCGCAGGGCATGGTGCTTGGACAGGCATTGGACATGGCGGCGGAACAGGCGGATACGCCATTGACGTTGGATGAGATCACGGCCCTGCAGGCGGGCAAGACCGGCGCGCTGATCTGCTGGGCGGCAGAGGCGGGCGCACGGATGGCGCGTGTCGATCTGACACCGCTTACGGGCTATGCGCAGCGCCTTGGCCTTGCCTTTCAAATCGCCGATGACATTCTGGATGTCGAAGGGGACGCAGCGCAGATGGGCAAGGCGGTGGGCAAGGACGCGGATCGCGGCAAGGCGACCTTTGTCAGCCTGCTGGGATTGGACGGGGCGAAACGCCGCGCCGAAACCCTTGTGACCGAGGCGTGTGATTGCCTATCTTTGTATGGTGCAGAGGCGATCAACTTGCAGCAGGCCGCGCGCTTCGTTATTGCGCGGCGGACCTGA